Proteins co-encoded in one Cyanobacterium sp. T60_A2020_053 genomic window:
- a CDS encoding MFS transporter, with the protein MNFLKTIRSLEREKQIDFLILFGCGLCFWINISSLLPTLPAYIQDQGAPPRQVALVMSFFAVGLLGSRIWLGQLADLGWRNYILKTNVSKSLQTWLIKGGKLVFGALVNYPSRKVVILIGALVVASAPLGYIMADQIPELMAVRAFHGISIAAFTTGYNALVVDLSPQKQKGELIGYMSLVIPLGTAVGPAMGGFLQQSAGYTVLFFTVAFSGLMAMILAIRVRELPELKKRQNEIENNLKNGQSEVENTRSMATLIKDISFLIPTIILLFIGTLFGCLVTFLPLYIRSLNLDFNIGLFYTATAFGSFGVRFFAGKASDRYGRGVFITISLCFYIISMVILALANEPFWFILSAIVEGMGAGILIPVILALISDRCTFQERGKVFSLCISGFDVGVAVGGALLGSLILGFGYKIIFLSSGLLALFSLIIFITYSNQNFANSWRFAFGLNQDDFAIVSTLSEGKRAKGKVERF; encoded by the coding sequence GTGAATTTTCTCAAAACCATAAGAAGTTTAGAAAGAGAAAAGCAAATCGATTTTTTAATATTATTTGGTTGTGGCTTGTGTTTTTGGATCAATATATCCTCGTTATTACCTACTTTACCTGCTTATATTCAAGATCAAGGCGCCCCTCCCCGTCAAGTAGCGCTAGTAATGAGTTTTTTTGCTGTTGGTTTGCTAGGATCACGGATATGGTTAGGACAATTAGCAGATTTAGGATGGCGCAACTATATCCTCAAAACTAATGTCAGTAAATCATTACAAACATGGTTAATCAAGGGTGGAAAGCTAGTGTTTGGGGCGCTGGTTAATTATCCCAGTCGTAAAGTAGTAATTTTAATTGGGGCGCTGGTGGTGGCGAGTGCGCCTCTCGGCTATATCATGGCGGATCAAATTCCTGAATTAATGGCTGTCAGAGCGTTTCATGGCATTAGCATTGCTGCTTTTACCACTGGATATAATGCCCTAGTGGTGGATTTATCCCCCCAAAAACAAAAAGGAGAATTAATCGGTTATATGAGTTTAGTTATACCATTAGGTACTGCGGTAGGTCCAGCTATGGGGGGTTTTTTACAGCAATCGGCTGGTTATACGGTGTTATTTTTTACGGTGGCTTTTTCGGGATTAATGGCAATGATTTTAGCCATTAGAGTCAGGGAATTACCAGAGTTAAAAAAACGTCAAAATGAAATAGAAAATAATCTTAAAAATGGACAAAGTGAAGTAGAAAATACTCGTTCTATGGCTACATTAATCAAAGATATATCATTTTTAATACCAACTATTATTTTATTATTTATAGGTACTTTGTTTGGTTGTTTAGTTACTTTTTTACCTCTTTATATTCGTTCTTTAAATCTTGATTTTAATATTGGTTTATTTTATACTGCAACTGCTTTTGGCTCGTTTGGAGTGCGCTTTTTCGCAGGAAAGGCATCAGATCGTTATGGGCGAGGAGTTTTCATTACTATTAGCCTTTGTTTTTACATCATTTCTATGGTAATTTTAGCCTTAGCAAATGAGCCTTTTTGGTTTATTTTGTCCGCCATAGTTGAGGGCATGGGCGCTGGAATTTTAATCCCCGTTATTTTAGCTCTTATTTCAGATCGTTGTACCTTTCAAGAAAGAGGCAAAGTTTTTTCCCTTTGTATCAGTGGTTTTGATGTTGGGGTAGCGGTGGGGGGCGCCCTTCTCGGTAGCTTAATTCTTGGTTTTGGTTATAAAATTATCTTTTTATCTTCAGGATTATTAGCGTTATTTTCTCTGATTATTTTTATTACTTATTCTAATCAAAATTTTGCTAACTCTTGGCGATTTGCTTTCGGTTTAAATCAAGATGATTTTGCTATTGTCTCAACTTTATCAGAAGGGAAGAGGGCAAAGGGCAAAGTTGAAAGGTTTTGA